The following are encoded together in the Zingiber officinale cultivar Zhangliang chromosome 8A, Zo_v1.1, whole genome shotgun sequence genome:
- the LOC122011855 gene encoding cytochrome b561 and DOMON domain-containing protein At3g07570-like, with the protein MDDDSSFFIIILLLSSFTFSANSQSDSCASQLSVGDLIPFSTSSLACVPAWTSERFFLRYAKTGPSLWSFVLSAPDGGAYVAIGFSPDGRMVGSSAVVGWMAGDGGAGMAVQYFLGGYSPDQCPAEEGNLTLVRGSPVVVSRSSRLYLAFQLNASRPEGVLVYAVGPENALPSAADGYLATHRSMASGSLNAPAADNGSEHGSRARGEAPSGGSGASVGCGSSGGRTSAGAIAIAMLLHHFLCC; encoded by the exons ATGGACGACGACTCTTCTTTCTTTATCATCATCCTTCTTCTATCTAGCTTTACCTTCTCTGCGAATTCCCAATCAGACTCCTGCGCCTCCCAGCTAAGCGTCGGCGATCTGATTCCCTTCAGCACTTCTTCCCTCGCCTGCGTCCCTGCCTGGACCTCCGAACGCTTCTTCCTGAGA TACGCGAAAACAGGGCCGAGCTTATGGAGTTTTGTGCTTTCGGCGCCCGACGGTGGGGCGTACGTCGCGATCGGCTTCTCCCCCGACGGTAGGATGGTCGGCAGCAGCGCTGTGGTTGGGTGGATGGCCGGCGATGGCGGCGCAGGGATGGCGGTGCAGTACTTTCTCGGCGGCTACAGTCCTGACCAGTGTCCGGCGGAGGAGGGGAATCTGACGCTGGTTCGGGGGAGCCCGGTTGTCGTTTCTAGGAGCTCGCGGTTGTACCTGGCGTTCCAGCTTAACGCGTCGCGGCCGGAAGGGGTCCTGGTCTATGCGGTCGGCCCTGAGAACGCTTTGCCGTCGGCGGCGGATGGGTACTTGGCCACGCATAGGAGCATGGCTTCTGGGAGCTTGAATGCTCCCGCGGCTGACAACGGCAGCGAGCATGGTAGCAGAGCCAGAGGAGAAGCTCCGAGTGGAGGAAGTGGAGCAAGTGTGGGATGCGGCAGCAGCGGTGGCCGGACCAGCGCCGGAGCCATTGCCATTGCCATGCTTCTTCATCACTTTCTCTGCTGCTAG